In Desulfuribacillus alkaliarsenatis, the following proteins share a genomic window:
- a CDS encoding thiamine pyrophosphate-dependent enzyme, with translation MKNFEFEQELDIAWCPGCGNFNIRTSLIEALQELELEPEQVVISSGIGQAAKMPQYIDVNYFNGLHGRALPVAVAIKAANPDLTVIAEGGDGDMYGEGGNHFIHNIRRNPNIAHLVHNNMVYGLTKGQASPTSKKSMQTPVQTSGVANEPFNPLAVALSLGATFVARAFSGYPEQTKEIIKQAITHEGYALVDIFHPCVTFNKINNFKWYKNNCYQLSADYNRNDFNMAMEKALDVEHFALGVLYQKQGQPTFEQQLPVYQNNQQPIVHRKRDLDKVSELLSL, from the coding sequence ATGAAGAATTTTGAATTCGAACAAGAATTGGATATAGCATGGTGCCCAGGGTGTGGTAATTTCAACATTCGCACATCATTAATTGAGGCTTTACAGGAGTTAGAGCTAGAACCTGAGCAGGTTGTAATCTCTTCAGGAATCGGACAAGCTGCGAAAATGCCGCAATATATCGATGTGAATTATTTCAATGGTTTACATGGGCGTGCCCTGCCAGTTGCAGTTGCTATAAAAGCAGCAAACCCAGATTTGACTGTGATAGCAGAAGGTGGCGATGGTGATATGTATGGTGAGGGTGGAAATCACTTTATTCATAACATTCGCCGAAATCCTAATATTGCCCACCTAGTACACAATAATATGGTATACGGCCTGACTAAAGGTCAAGCCTCGCCAACAAGTAAGAAATCGATGCAGACCCCTGTACAAACCAGTGGAGTTGCTAATGAACCATTTAATCCACTAGCAGTAGCCCTATCATTAGGTGCCACCTTTGTGGCAAGGGCATTTTCAGGATATCCCGAGCAGACAAAGGAAATTATTAAGCAAGCAATAACCCATGAAGGCTATGCCCTTGTCGATATATTTCACCCTTGCGTAACCTTTAACAAAATTAATAATTTTAAATGGTACAAAAATAATTGCTACCAATTAAGTGCAGACTACAATCGGAATGACTTTAACATGGCAATGGAAAAAGCCTTAGATGTCGAGCACTTTGCCCTAGGGGTTCTCTACCAAAAACAAGGACAGCCAACATTTGAACAGCAATTGCCAGTTTATCAAAATAACCAACAGCCAATTGTGCATCGTAAACGCGACTTAGATAAAGTCAGTGAGCTGTTAAGCCTATAA
- a CDS encoding putative bifunctional diguanylate cyclase/phosphodiesterase translates to MFRTKSTNKVDKNKDSINDFLESNYQVNPINEALYVTLIYGFFGMLWIALSDRILYMIIDDLSLFRQIQTYKGWIYVLVTMGLIYTLVRSRSTLFQKALNTIRQSYEDLEATHEELVASDEELINQTEFTENMINNAPVIIAAWNDKGEIIRINPYGLKLLGYSQDEMFGRMWAEFLSGNKDEAVVIETLKQIQKNSQLKNIESKFMTKDKKEVTILWNSSIIKTKGLNQEIVSVGTDITSRKLLEEKLRDMAYFDMLTKLPNRAMLETEIKVLIREQTPFALAYIDIDNFKYINDTLGHSVGDEFLKYIAKCIRSYVKEPDLVTRISGDEFAIILKGSTNWNEIKATLEDLSEYLGKTWSYNHHEFFISLSIGVVLYPENGFNHEHLVKNADIAMYKAKKAGKGRIVFYTEDILIENQINVHLVNRLQYAIENNLLMQHYQPQIELNSEKIIGLEALVRWHDKEYGFVSPASFISLAEETGQIYAIEKWVFRTALEQKKQFEEQGLEDISISINLSSKTLTSDTNFFEIESLIASYNLNFKDITIEITETAILSNMDFVISRLHNLKKLGVRIALDDFGTGYSSLTYLKNLPIDIIKLDRSFIKSLEENSDSKDAKIIKSVISLANALGYEVVAEGIESKAQLNFLVKNNCPKGQGYLFSKPVAVEEIMNLLEQPVTNN, encoded by the coding sequence ATGTTTAGAACAAAGAGCACAAACAAAGTAGATAAAAATAAAGACAGCATAAATGATTTTTTAGAAAGTAATTACCAAGTGAATCCTATTAATGAGGCTTTGTATGTAACGCTTATTTATGGTTTCTTTGGTATGCTGTGGATTGCCCTATCGGATCGTATACTTTATATGATAATAGACGACTTGTCTTTATTTAGACAAATTCAAACATATAAAGGCTGGATTTATGTATTAGTCACCATGGGTTTAATCTATACCTTAGTTCGTTCGCGCTCTACTTTATTCCAAAAAGCTTTAAATACTATTAGACAATCGTACGAAGATTTAGAAGCTACCCACGAAGAGCTGGTAGCTAGTGATGAAGAATTAATTAATCAGACAGAGTTTACGGAAAACATGATTAATAATGCTCCTGTTATTATAGCGGCTTGGAATGATAAAGGTGAAATCATTAGGATAAACCCATATGGACTGAAGCTACTAGGATACTCACAGGATGAAATGTTTGGTCGCATGTGGGCCGAGTTCTTAAGTGGTAATAAAGATGAAGCAGTTGTGATTGAAACACTAAAGCAAATCCAGAAAAACTCCCAATTGAAAAATATTGAAAGTAAGTTTATGACTAAAGATAAAAAAGAGGTTACTATACTTTGGAACAGCAGTATTATAAAAACTAAAGGGTTAAATCAAGAAATTGTATCAGTTGGTACAGACATCACAAGCCGCAAGTTATTAGAAGAAAAGTTACGAGATATGGCTTATTTTGATATGCTTACTAAACTACCCAATCGTGCTATGCTAGAGACGGAGATAAAGGTATTAATTAGAGAACAAACACCATTTGCGTTAGCGTATATAGATATAGATAATTTCAAATATATAAATGACACCTTAGGGCATTCTGTTGGTGATGAATTTTTGAAATATATTGCTAAGTGTATACGAAGCTACGTAAAAGAACCCGATTTAGTTACTCGTATTAGTGGAGATGAATTTGCAATTATTTTAAAAGGCAGCACGAATTGGAATGAAATCAAAGCAACCCTTGAGGATTTGAGCGAATATTTAGGCAAGACATGGTCATATAATCATCATGAATTCTTTATTTCCCTAAGTATTGGTGTGGTACTGTACCCAGAAAACGGCTTTAACCACGAGCATTTAGTTAAGAATGCAGATATTGCGATGTATAAGGCGAAAAAGGCAGGCAAGGGCAGGATTGTTTTTTATACTGAAGATATCTTAATAGAAAACCAAATCAATGTACATTTGGTTAATCGTTTACAATATGCGATAGAGAACAACTTATTAATGCAGCATTATCAACCGCAAATAGAGCTAAATTCAGAGAAAATTATAGGTCTTGAGGCATTGGTGCGTTGGCATGATAAGGAGTATGGGTTTGTATCTCCAGCTAGCTTTATTTCACTGGCAGAAGAGACTGGACAGATTTATGCCATAGAAAAATGGGTGTTTCGTACAGCCCTAGAACAGAAAAAACAATTTGAAGAACAGGGGCTTGAAGATATAAGCATATCTATCAATTTATCTAGTAAAACCCTAACAAGCGATACGAACTTTTTTGAAATTGAGAGCTTAATAGCTTCCTATAATCTGAATTTCAAAGATATTACGATTGAGATTACAGAGACGGCAATTTTGTCAAACATGGATTTTGTTATCTCACGTTTGCATAATTTGAAAAAGCTAGGAGTAAGGATTGCATTAGATGACTTTGGAACTGGATATTCTTCTTTAACGTATTTGAAAAATTTACCGATAGATATTATCAAGCTAGATCGCAGTTTTATAAAGAGCCTTGAAGAAAATAGTGATAGCAAAGATGCGAAGATTATCAAGTCAGTAATAAGTTTAGCTAACGCTTTAGGGTATGAGGTTGTGGCAGAAGGTATTGAATCAAAAGCGCAACTAAATTTTCTAGTTAAAAACAATTGTCCTAAAGGGCAGGGTTATCTTTTTAGTAAGCCTGTTGCTGTAGAAGAAATAATGAACCTGCTTGAACAGCCAGTTACTAATAATTAA
- a CDS encoding stalk domain-containing protein encodes MRKIVQLCLMIAILIIFTAYADANEREIRIYVDGKQVNFIDAKPYIDSNYRTMVPVRFPAEAVGAEVSWDNHQQKVTAIKNDRIVELTAGSREYNVNGLKMMMDTEMVYNSSLYRNFVPIRFVLEGLGAKVDWARDDNDIIVYVYTDSVSGDSLDEQVKYEKQNNQEKQEAAQDVIVKNSIFSVSAISIGDSLTSVNEKLGAANRIEPSIYDYNWHVYNSDYNKYVKLGIKNNRVVSFLNVIELDGYTRTSIRKELGSPLKYIQINNTRYMQSSSDYDVFLVGNNYVYVYYDQHENDEVIAIKLLERASRDSLRGFLPQPTNELKNALSLQIFDLANAMRVSKGLSVLRWSDAAAFTSEKHSIDMATKDYFSHTNLQGLSPFDRMRNDGISFRGAAENLAAGQPDAITAHVGWMNSWGHREALISNQQFLGVGTAYGGSYGVYYTQKFFSR; translated from the coding sequence TTGAGAAAAATTGTACAGTTATGTTTGATGATAGCTATTTTAATAATATTTACTGCCTATGCAGATGCTAATGAACGAGAGATAAGAATCTATGTGGACGGCAAGCAAGTAAACTTTATCGATGCCAAGCCTTATATTGATAGTAATTATAGAACCATGGTGCCAGTGCGTTTTCCAGCAGAGGCTGTAGGTGCAGAAGTTTCGTGGGATAATCATCAGCAAAAAGTCACGGCAATTAAAAATGATAGAATAGTAGAGTTAACGGCAGGATCTCGGGAATATAATGTTAATGGTTTGAAAATGATGATGGATACAGAGATGGTGTATAATTCGAGTCTATACCGTAACTTTGTGCCAATACGTTTTGTGCTTGAGGGATTAGGTGCTAAAGTTGATTGGGCTAGGGATGACAATGATATCATTGTCTATGTATATACCGATAGCGTTTCTGGTGATTCGCTAGATGAACAAGTAAAGTATGAAAAACAGAATAACCAGGAAAAACAAGAAGCAGCACAAGATGTAATAGTTAAAAATAGTATTTTCAGTGTTAGTGCGATTTCTATTGGTGACTCATTAACAAGTGTAAATGAAAAACTTGGAGCGGCCAATCGTATAGAACCAAGTATATACGACTATAATTGGCATGTGTACAATAGTGATTACAATAAGTATGTGAAGCTAGGTATAAAAAACAATAGAGTGGTTTCGTTCTTAAATGTTATAGAACTAGATGGTTATACTCGTACATCTATACGTAAAGAATTAGGTAGTCCGTTGAAGTATATTCAAATTAATAATACTAGATACATGCAATCAAGTAGCGATTATGATGTGTTTCTAGTGGGGAATAATTATGTATATGTTTACTATGACCAGCATGAAAATGATGAAGTCATAGCTATTAAGCTACTTGAGCGAGCCAGTAGGGATTCGCTTCGTGGCTTCTTACCACAGCCTACAAATGAACTAAAGAATGCGTTATCATTGCAAATATTTGATTTAGCTAATGCAATGAGAGTTAGTAAGGGTCTGTCTGTACTAAGGTGGAGCGATGCTGCTGCCTTTACATCCGAGAAGCACAGTATAGACATGGCTACAAAAGATTATTTTTCCCATACGAATTTACAGGGGCTATCCCCTTTTGATCGAATGCGAAATGATGGTATTAGCTTCCGGGGTGCGGCAGAGAATTTAGCTGCAGGGCAACCAGATGCCATTACAGCCCATGTTGGTTGGATGAATTCCTGGGGTCATCGAGAGGCACTAATTTCAAATCAGCAATTTTTAGGTGTTGGCACAGCTTACGGCGGGAGTTATGGTGTATACTATACACAAAAGTTTTTCAGTCGTTAA
- a CDS encoding futalosine hydrolase, translated as MDYDSLEHDSHISIDNSKLGRFLIVTSVAAEKEAIMKGLKADNRFDVIAAGVGPTIAAANTATALAEKNYQLVINSGIGGGFVGKVELESIVLASEVIAADLGAEAAEGFKSLEELNLGTTRIATDVKYTELVFEGLKARKAPVYTGPIITLSTVTGTASTAATLLERTPGVLAEAMEGYGVAIAAKLKGLPVIEIRSISNAVGPRDRGNWKINEALKRLEEVGSVLTEVL; from the coding sequence ATGGACTATGATTCATTAGAGCATGATTCGCATATTTCTATAGATAATAGCAAGCTTGGACGGTTTCTGATAGTGACATCAGTAGCAGCTGAGAAGGAAGCAATTATGAAAGGTTTGAAGGCTGACAATAGGTTTGATGTAATTGCAGCTGGGGTAGGCCCCACAATAGCAGCTGCAAATACAGCAACGGCATTAGCTGAAAAAAACTATCAGCTCGTTATTAATAGTGGTATTGGTGGCGGATTTGTTGGTAAGGTAGAGCTGGAATCTATAGTTCTTGCCTCTGAGGTTATTGCTGCAGATTTGGGGGCAGAAGCTGCTGAGGGATTTAAAAGTCTAGAAGAATTAAATCTGGGCACTACTAGAATAGCTACCGATGTCAAGTACACAGAATTGGTGTTTGAAGGCCTTAAGGCGAGAAAAGCACCTGTATACACTGGACCAATCATTACCCTATCTACAGTAACAGGAACAGCGAGTACAGCCGCAACATTATTGGAAAGAACGCCTGGTGTGTTAGCTGAGGCTATGGAGGGCTATGGTGTGGCTATTGCTGCTAAGCTAAAGGGCTTGCCTGTGATTGAGATTCGTTCTATATCAAATGCGGTTGGGCCAAGGGATAGAGGTAACTGGAAAATTAATGAAGCACTAAAGAGGCTAGAAGAAGTAGGTTCTGTATTAACGGAGGTATTATAA
- a CDS encoding 1,4-dihydroxy-6-naphthoate synthase, whose product MKIAFSPCPNDTFIFHAWVHGLIANAPKLDVTYADINITNHLATSPEGLDVMKISYATLPYVLSDYALIPCGGALGRGCGPLLLTAEDKLTAKDLIGKKIAVPSERSSAYLLFRLWLAEKVPQWTGEIVVMPFEQIMPAVRDGSIDAGLVIHEARFTFHQFALTEMVDLGHWWEEDTGLPIPLGAIIAKRSLDTDAIANWIRQSLAYAWKHPQASEAYILEHAQEMSMNVVKAHINLYVNNYSLDLGEEGYKAVLTLLDRAAQESILPSIEPKLLRS is encoded by the coding sequence ATGAAGATTGCATTTTCCCCATGTCCCAATGATACCTTTATCTTTCATGCATGGGTACACGGCTTAATAGCAAATGCACCGAAGCTTGATGTCACATATGCAGATATTAATATTACGAATCATTTAGCAACAAGCCCTGAAGGCTTAGATGTGATGAAAATATCCTATGCAACACTACCGTATGTATTGTCAGACTATGCCTTAATTCCGTGTGGTGGAGCATTAGGTCGCGGTTGTGGCCCGCTATTACTGACGGCAGAGGATAAGCTAACCGCTAAAGATTTAATAGGAAAAAAAATTGCCGTACCAAGTGAGCGCTCGTCAGCATATTTATTATTCCGTTTATGGTTAGCAGAAAAAGTCCCACAATGGACTGGTGAGATTGTTGTTATGCCATTCGAACAGATTATGCCAGCGGTGCGTGATGGATCAATCGATGCTGGCCTAGTAATTCATGAGGCTCGTTTTACGTTTCATCAATTTGCATTAACTGAAATGGTTGATTTAGGTCATTGGTGGGAGGAAGATACTGGACTACCGATACCTTTAGGTGCAATTATTGCTAAACGTTCATTAGACACAGATGCAATTGCTAATTGGATTAGGCAATCCTTAGCATATGCTTGGAAACATCCTCAAGCATCAGAAGCGTACATCTTAGAGCATGCTCAGGAAATGTCTATGAATGTGGTAAAGGCCCATATTAATTTGTACGTAAATAATTACTCTCTGGACTTAGGGGAGGAAGGCTACAAGGCGGTCTTGACATTGCTTGATAGAGCAGCTCAGGAAAGTATATTGCCAAGCATTGAGCCTAAGCTACTCCGTTCATAA
- a CDS encoding M14 family zinc carboxypeptidase, producing MAKYKCLIFAGFLFLLLATKSSASTTPIEIVTIKNYDYVTLKQDLHDLKHTHSDIIDYWVLGQSFYNRDIFVVTLGSGDAVVYIDGSRHGREWISTYITMKMIEEYAHAITFGDGIYGEYNVQDILNKVTFYFIPMINPDGVDLTIHGLTAFPEESHEALIGMNDGSTDFQRWKANALGIDLNRIWDAGWDEIINSPPGPSWHNFKGVEPFDQRAVEDLYIRDFVYEIDPEIAVSYHSTGRILYWWWRELDPSLEDMNFQIASRVSQLTDYPLFPANRPHTNGGGMTDWFTKEFQRPGLTPELAPFHYHQPVELQWFAEEWDRNKYVGLSVAEEAYKLWWERNDMKNHWAYEAYMNLYNENIITEEYLDLTRTIKFPEFLELLHAASISSNVEIEKQSFHRLDLARIANDIINPNIPTINYVTNYAHYTAMFRNLKTVYFPHKMVHTVAVNKLRFNNVNQDFLPYMPVSMAEVIDLLNKIITDDDLL from the coding sequence TTGGCCAAATACAAATGTTTAATATTCGCAGGTTTTCTATTCCTTCTATTAGCAACTAAGTCAAGCGCAAGTACAACGCCTATAGAAATTGTAACAATCAAGAACTATGATTATGTAACATTGAAGCAAGACTTACATGATTTGAAGCATACCCACTCTGATATTATTGATTATTGGGTGCTAGGACAATCTTTTTATAATCGAGATATATTTGTCGTTACACTTGGCTCTGGGGATGCTGTAGTCTATATAGATGGCTCTAGACATGGTCGTGAATGGATTTCTACATACATAACCATGAAAATGATTGAAGAGTATGCACATGCTATAACATTTGGTGACGGTATATATGGAGAATATAATGTTCAAGACATACTTAATAAGGTAACGTTCTATTTCATCCCTATGATTAATCCAGATGGTGTAGATTTAACAATCCACGGACTTACTGCTTTTCCTGAAGAATCACATGAAGCTTTAATAGGTATGAACGACGGTAGCACAGACTTCCAGAGATGGAAGGCAAATGCGTTAGGTATTGATTTAAACCGTATTTGGGATGCGGGTTGGGATGAAATAATAAATAGCCCACCTGGTCCTTCCTGGCATAATTTTAAAGGAGTCGAACCATTTGACCAAAGAGCCGTAGAGGATTTATATATCCGCGACTTTGTTTATGAAATTGACCCAGAGATAGCTGTATCTTATCATTCCACAGGCAGAATCCTATATTGGTGGTGGCGCGAACTAGACCCTAGCCTTGAGGATATGAACTTTCAAATCGCTTCTAGGGTGAGTCAACTAACAGATTATCCATTGTTTCCAGCTAATCGACCACACACAAATGGTGGTGGTATGACAGATTGGTTCACAAAAGAATTCCAAAGACCTGGCTTAACCCCTGAGCTAGCACCTTTTCATTATCATCAGCCAGTAGAGCTTCAATGGTTTGCAGAAGAATGGGATCGTAATAAGTATGTGGGGTTATCTGTAGCGGAGGAAGCATACAAGCTCTGGTGGGAGCGTAACGATATGAAAAATCATTGGGCTTATGAAGCTTATATGAATCTTTATAATGAAAATATTATTACTGAAGAGTATTTAGATTTAACTAGAACGATAAAATTCCCAGAATTCCTAGAATTATTACATGCCGCCAGCATTTCTAGCAATGTAGAAATAGAAAAGCAATCCTTTCACCGCTTAGATTTAGCAAGGATTGCAAATGATATTATAAACCCTAATATTCCAACAATTAATTATGTAACTAATTATGCCCACTATACAGCTATGTTCCGCAATCTCAAAACTGTCTACTTTCCACATAAAATGGTGCATACAGTAGCAGTCAATAAGCTTCGCTTCAATAACGTGAACCAGGATTTCTTGCCATACATGCCAGTATCTATGGCTGAAGTAATTGATTTGCTTAATAAAATTATAACGGATGATGATCTTTTATGA
- a CDS encoding asparaginase, translating to MKQILLMITGGTIGSAVKGEGIDVAPNATNILLDLFNEHYDRSEVEFTIRQPLQILSENIVPADWQLLIDALNVELAKNDNYDGVIITHGTDTLPYTAAAMSYLFADTKIPIVLIASNQPIKNEQTDGFVNFVSAVDLIANNPIPKVVCIFQNRDKQVNVYLGTRMMQSLAFIHDYDIFPELNLGIMSQGRLEIQKSKHTNETIFKNSNNNNFKNFNNRFSDEILYIKPYPGLRYDYLKSIITDERAQKPKAILHDLYHSGTAATMGEYSVVDFINSAIKQGIDCYVTSIEKKPLDYATTNDILSTGVVPIYNMLTEAALPKLMLAYGNQFNKTQIEFFLNEQTVAAEHLKL from the coding sequence ATGAAGCAGATATTACTAATGATAACTGGCGGTACGATCGGTAGTGCTGTAAAGGGTGAAGGGATTGATGTTGCCCCCAATGCTACAAATATTTTGCTTGATTTATTTAATGAGCACTATGATAGGTCTGAAGTGGAGTTTACAATCCGTCAGCCATTACAAATATTAAGTGAAAATATAGTGCCCGCAGATTGGCAGCTATTAATTGATGCACTTAACGTTGAGCTTGCTAAAAATGATAACTACGATGGCGTTATAATTACCCATGGAACAGATACCTTACCTTATACAGCTGCTGCCATGAGCTATTTGTTTGCTGATACGAAAATACCCATTGTTTTGATTGCAAGTAACCAACCTATTAAAAATGAACAAACTGATGGTTTTGTTAACTTTGTATCGGCAGTAGATTTAATCGCAAATAATCCAATTCCTAAGGTGGTTTGTATTTTTCAAAATAGAGATAAGCAAGTAAATGTCTATTTAGGTACGCGTATGATGCAATCATTGGCATTCATACATGATTACGATATTTTTCCTGAGCTTAATCTTGGCATTATGTCACAGGGTAGATTAGAAATACAGAAATCTAAACATACAAATGAGACTATTTTTAAAAATTCTAACAATAATAATTTTAAAAATTTCAATAACCGTTTTTCAGACGAAATATTGTACATAAAGCCATATCCTGGTCTGCGTTATGATTACTTAAAGTCAATTATTACAGATGAAAGAGCCCAAAAACCAAAGGCTATATTACATGACTTATATCATTCGGGCACTGCCGCAACAATGGGAGAGTACTCTGTAGTAGATTTTATTAATAGCGCAATAAAGCAGGGAATTGATTGCTATGTTACATCTATAGAAAAAAAGCCTTTAGATTACGCAACAACCAATGATATACTTAGCACAGGTGTTGTCCCAATCTACAATATGCTGACAGAAGCGGCTCTGCCGAAATTGATGCTAGCTTATGGGAATCAATTCAATAAGACACAAATTGAATTCTTCTTAAATGAACAAACAGTAGCAGCAGAACACCTCAAATTATAG
- a CDS encoding phosphoribosyltransferase has protein sequence MGLTIYKNRLEAGQILAHELMIFKNDHPVILALPRGGIPIAAPIVKQLNTDFDIIIPRKIGAPYNEEVAIGSVTEEGHAILNQSLIERLAVPDSYIEQATLKQVQEIKRRLNTYRQGRAPIKLEGRVVILVDDGIATGYTMHAAIQSVQHQNPKKLIIAVPVAPPETVDTLTELIDAVVCPLQVIHFQAVGQFYDEFNQVSDEEVSELLKIIV, from the coding sequence ATGGGCTTAACTATTTACAAAAACAGACTTGAAGCTGGACAAATTCTTGCACATGAATTGATGATTTTCAAAAACGACCACCCTGTAATTTTAGCTCTTCCTAGAGGTGGAATTCCTATTGCAGCTCCAATTGTTAAACAGTTAAATACGGACTTTGACATCATTATCCCACGTAAAATTGGAGCTCCATATAATGAAGAGGTAGCAATCGGGTCAGTAACCGAAGAAGGGCACGCGATTTTGAATCAATCATTAATAGAACGACTTGCTGTTCCAGATTCTTATATTGAACAAGCTACGCTCAAACAAGTTCAGGAAATAAAAAGACGCCTTAACACATATCGTCAAGGACGTGCACCTATTAAGCTTGAAGGTAGAGTTGTAATATTAGTTGATGATGGAATAGCCACCGGTTATACAATGCATGCTGCAATTCAATCTGTACAACATCAAAATCCAAAAAAACTAATTATAGCTGTACCAGTAGCGCCACCAGAAACTGTAGATACACTGACTGAATTGATCGATGCTGTTGTATGTCCACTTCAAGTTATACATTTTCAAGCCGTTGGACAATTCTATGATGAATTTAATCAGGTAAGCGATGAAGAAGTATCGGAGCTATTAAAGATAATCGTCTAA